The Toxorhynchites rutilus septentrionalis strain SRP chromosome 3, ASM2978413v1, whole genome shotgun sequence genome includes a region encoding these proteins:
- the LOC129778550 gene encoding programmed cell death protein 10, which yields MTMGDDTPVVTSLMLPILIRPILSQLERRDVVASQTLRAALTKAEQTHPGMTYDLVMGIIKKGDINVNMNESILRLQGAATDSDLIEYRLNRTEDAFQELNKKSSALKRILSRIPDEITDRKTFLETIKEIASAIKKLLDAVNEVVGFIPGSSGKQAVEQRKKEFVKYSKKFSTTLKEYFKEGEANAVFVSALYLIHQTNQIMITVKNKCE from the exons ATGACAATGGGAGATGACACTCCAGTGGTCACTTCTTTGATGTTGCCAATTCTGATACGCCCAATTCTATCTCAG TTGGAACGCCGAGATGTGGTCGCTTCGCAAACACTGAGAGCAGCTCTGACTAAGGCAGAGCAAACGCATCCGGGAATGACGTACGATCTGGTGATGGGTATCATCAAGAAGGGCGACATCAACGTTAACATGAACGAGAGCATCCTGAGACTGCAGGGGGCAGCAACCGATAGCGACT TAATTGAATATCGCTTGAATCGTACGGAGGATGCATTCCAGGAGTTAAACAAAAAATCGTCCGCCCTTAAGCGTATCCTCAGCCGGATCCCCGATGAAATCACAGATCGGAAGACGTTCCTAGAAACTATCAA GGAAATCGCCAGTGCCATCAAAAAGCTGCTGGATGCAGTGAACGAAGTGGTTGGCTTCATTCCAGGCTCTTCCGGCAAGCAGGCGGTGGAGCAACGCAAAAAGGAGTTCgtaaagtattcgaaaaagttcAGCACAACGCTTAAAGAATACTTCAAAGAGGGAGA AGCCAACGCTGTTTTCGTAAGTGCTTTGTACCTGATACATCAGACGAATCAAATTATGATCACGGTGAAGAACAAGTGCGAATGA